One genomic segment of Paenibacillus xylanexedens includes these proteins:
- a CDS encoding helix-turn-helix domain-containing protein, translating into MKHRREPPGDKNIIGSRVVAIRKSKGIKQREFLARLQTLGLDISQTSLSRLEGQYRLVQDYEVVMIARALEVSVGYLLGEVGE; encoded by the coding sequence ATGAAGCATAGACGAGAACCACCTGGCGACAAAAATATTATTGGCTCCAGAGTGGTAGCTATCCGAAAAAGTAAAGGAATCAAACAACGAGAATTCCTCGCCAGATTGCAAACATTGGGCTTGGATATCAGTCAGACCAGTCTTTCTCGTTTGGAGGGTCAATATCGTCTCGTTCAAGATTATGAAGTGGTGATGATTGCGAGGGCTTTGGAAGTTTCTGTGGGGTATTTGCTTGGGGAAGTTGGGGAGTAA
- a CDS encoding DUF6037 family protein has protein sequence MKLDRLKNLYIGMKNSKIERYKIQFTFNNVSFDVFFFIDENPYLLVFGVKAVNFYFEVKVKPGFSIDTFLPKDIHTRLMAMLNLKYDPNSSFKLNYFFEEFNKKIPQKVVLSNQPKSNEVGCFRKNVEENDKVYFLGWRDNQTRNENVSFKNLMKTKALLGNTAYERSRQKNFSSRWTEDIELAQEFYLPD, from the coding sequence ATGAAATTAGATAGACTGAAAAATCTTTATATAGGAATGAAGAACAGTAAGATAGAACGGTACAAGATTCAATTTACATTCAATAATGTATCATTTGATGTATTTTTCTTTATTGATGAGAATCCTTATCTTCTGGTATTTGGAGTAAAGGCGGTGAATTTTTATTTCGAAGTTAAAGTAAAACCTGGATTTAGTATAGATACATTTCTTCCTAAAGATATACATACAAGGTTAATGGCGATGCTAAATCTTAAGTACGATCCGAATAGCTCGTTTAAACTGAATTATTTTTTTGAGGAATTCAACAAAAAAATCCCTCAAAAGGTAGTGCTGAGTAACCAACCAAAGTCGAATGAAGTTGGTTGCTTTCGAAAAAACGTAGAAGAGAATGATAAAGTGTATTTTCTTGGTTGGAGAGATAATCAGACTAGAAACGAAAATGTAAGTTTTAAAAACCTAATGAAAACAAAAGCGCTCCTTGGTAATACAGCTTATGAAAGAAGTAGACAGAAGAATTTTAGTAGTAGATGGACGGAAGATATTGAATTGGCCCAAGAATTCTACCTTCCAGATTAA